Part of the Prosthecobacter debontii genome is shown below.
AAGGACGAAGACCCGACGGGCCTGCTGAATGAAGGCTTCCGGTATCGAGATATCGAGACGGGGATGTGGCTGAGCCGAGACCCGGCAGGATTTGTCGATGGCCCCAATCTGTATGCCTATGTGAAACAGAATCCTTGGACGGCTTGGGATCCGCTTGGATTGAGTGGCTGGGGAGATCCTCGCGGGCTACCAGGATGCTCTCCTCAACTTCGTAATGCCCTAGATCAGCAGGACAGGGATCGCGCAGTATCTGCAGGACAAGCGTTGAATCACCTTGGTGGGGTAATTAAGGGAGGTTTGAGTGGCATTGGATCATTGCTTAAGATGGGGTTGAATTTGATTACTGGTGGAAGCGCTTATAAGGATCATGACGCGTTTTCGCTTGTTCCTGGGGTTGATCTTGTTGCGCACGAGGTCAATGGAACAAAGGCCGCTCTGCCTGATGTGACGACCGCCGAGGGCCAAGGAGAAGCACTCTTGTCGGTGGCCCTAATGGCTGAAGGTGGACGCGCAAGTTTTGGGAAAAAGTCTGGAGCGCCACTAGCTTCCAGTCAAAAAGCTTTGGCGACCAATGAAACCATCATTGAGTACACAGATCACACATCTAATACTTTCAATAGCGGCGAAACCTTCACAATTAACAGATGCGACTACTCTCATATTGTTGACCCACCGTCGGTTGGGCCGGGGAAACCGTTTACACAGTTACAAAAGGAAAAAATACTTCAACATAACAAAGATTCTAATAGAGGAGTTTTGCGGTCTGATCGTTCCGGTGCTCTTTTGATTCCTTCTCAAAAAAGTCAGAAATCTGTTACTCCTGCAACAAATGAAGCTCAAGTTGATCATGTCGAGCCACGATCAGTTGGTGGTGAAAATTCCTCTTCAAATGCTATGGTTCTCTCAAGAAGTGAGAATCGTCAAAAATCAAACAACACAGGGAATCAATAAATGTTCATATCTGTCAATCGCTCGGCACAATCATGCCCTCAGGCAGCAATAATTTGCTCGCATGCAGCAACCAAAAAGCACCCAATTCTTCAGGCATTTCATACAGAACATTCTGGTGAAACCGATAGTGGTTGGCAGTTTTTTTGTGGAGTTGCGAATGAAGAACGTGTCGAAGATGTTCAAGTTTGGAGCCTTGATGAAGTCCTTCAAATGGAACCCTCTTTACGAGAGTTTATGAATGTGACTGAGGGAATGACTGTTTGGCGTTCGTCAGTAGATATGCCTTGGCAAGTGTGCAGGACTTAAAAATGAACGCACGCACCAACCAATACCCCTGACCTTGCCAGTCTATTCAAAAAATTGAAGCGCAGTGAGCTTCTCAGCTAGAGCGTGTTATGAACTCTTGAGAAGAGGGAGTTAAGCATCAGCACGGCAAA
Proteins encoded:
- a CDS encoding RHS repeat-associated core domain-containing protein, yielding KDEDPTGLLNEGFRYRDIETGMWLSRDPAGFVDGPNLYAYVKQNPWTAWDPLGLSGWGDPRGLPGCSPQLRNALDQQDRDRAVSAGQALNHLGGVIKGGLSGIGSLLKMGLNLITGGSAYKDHDAFSLVPGVDLVAHEVNGTKAALPDVTTAEGQGEALLSVALMAEGGRASFGKKSGAPLASSQKALATNETIIEYTDHTSNTFNSGETFTINRCDYSHIVDPPSVGPGKPFTQLQKEKILQHNKDSNRGVLRSDRSGALLIPSQKSQKSVTPATNEAQVDHVEPRSVGGENSSSNAMVLSRSENRQKSNNTGNQ
- a CDS encoding immunity protein Imm33 domain-containing protein, with protein sequence MFISVNRSAQSCPQAAIICSHAATKKHPILQAFHTEHSGETDSGWQFFCGVANEERVEDVQVWSLDEVLQMEPSLREFMNVTEGMTVWRSSVDMPWQVCRT